A stretch of the Desulfovibrio porci genome encodes the following:
- the cobN gene encoding cobaltochelatase subunit CobN, whose amino-acid sequence MKSPIVLTCIVWSSHVTALREATKSLEDDVVVHVFCSRDLEKRPEDCLRAVEQAGAVFVFRGADAAWEVLDAPLRRAGERLPVICVASDPAAWTLSSVTPQEAERAYRYLSYGGTDNAGALLRFMKALACGGDVAAPEPQPMLWEGLWHPDAPVPAFGEVSAYLAWYAEHAARKGLRGACVGLLFGRHYWVNAMTQAEEALVRALESRGLRVLPAFANALRDAALGNRGGTRWAEEVFVDKQGRSRVDALIKLLPYFSREKGMEEESPAFVGDDSPAGDNVRLFRRLDAPVFQPVFSSSKTVEAWRTDPQGLGSEVAWAVALPEFEGVIEPFFLGGTVPEKSLDDTAYRVPLPERVQRLTARVERWLRLRAKPVAERRVAFMLHNDPCSSAEGTVGGAAGLDTPASLHALLRDMRAAGYAVDLPESGEALMRMILDRKAISEFRWTTAREIEGKGGVLARVPLAQYREWTAAWPEEVRRRVDEAWGPPGEGKDGLPPAMTLDGHLLVTGVALGNVVVCVQPKRGCAGSRCDGQVCRILHDPDIPPPHQYLATYRWLQDGFGADAVVHVGTHGTLEFLPGKAAGLSAACLPDAALHEAPHLYIYNADNPAEAVIAKRRAYAALVNHMRPPQVTGGLDEKQEALDSHLGQWTEVRGRDPARAHQLEHLARKAMKAAGLAEVERELLQKNPRADFAALAARLHETLGLLRTTRVDDGLHVLGELPAGKTRADFIYALLRHDTGAPSDLRRLLCAAKGLDMDALLAAPTEREADSGPDHSVLLQSLDEQGAALAAALLEAAALPDAEAERRLAGLMPGLPASLHGALRGLLTRVRDLAARLDASAERSSFLHALAGRYVTPGPSGLLARGRDDILPTGRNSYTLDPRRLPTEAAWRVGCNLAGGILDKHLKEEGRYPENVAMFWMCNDLMWSDGEGLGQLLALLGVRPVWRGGVVCGHEIIPPTELGRPRIDVTVRVSGLLRDSFPEAVRFLDSAVQAVAVLSETDEENFVRKHCRERLKLWQQPEEDQSAWRKATLRVFSSRPGVYQGGVDLAVHASAWRTEADLAGVFLRWNGYAYGNGVWGDEEIPALTASLSNVDITYNKVVSDEHDLLNCCAVYGIHGGMTAAAAHLSGRPVRVYYGDTREPRHVRVRDMADEIRRVARGKLLNPRWIAGMKRHGYKGAGDMAKRAVRVYGWDATTGMVDDGIFDDMARTFVLDAENRAFFEEHNPWALEEIARRLLEAQARGVWRADPQVLDALRQSYLNMEGWLEERTEAFGGSFQGGGVDVIVASNTDIQDSEDKI is encoded by the coding sequence ATGAAATCACCAATCGTTCTGACCTGCATCGTGTGGTCGAGTCATGTCACGGCCCTGCGCGAGGCGACGAAATCCCTGGAGGATGACGTTGTTGTCCACGTATTCTGTTCACGTGATCTTGAGAAACGCCCGGAAGACTGCCTGCGGGCCGTTGAACAGGCCGGGGCCGTTTTTGTCTTTCGCGGGGCCGACGCGGCCTGGGAGGTGCTGGACGCTCCCCTGCGCCGGGCCGGGGAGCGCCTGCCGGTAATCTGCGTCGCCTCGGACCCCGCCGCCTGGACGTTATCCTCGGTCACGCCGCAAGAGGCCGAAAGGGCCTACCGCTATCTGTCCTACGGCGGCACGGACAATGCCGGAGCCCTGCTGCGCTTTATGAAGGCGCTGGCCTGTGGCGGCGACGTCGCCGCGCCCGAGCCGCAGCCCATGCTTTGGGAAGGGCTGTGGCATCCGGACGCGCCCGTGCCCGCGTTCGGCGAAGTCAGCGCCTATCTTGCCTGGTATGCGGAGCATGCGGCACGAAAAGGTCTGCGCGGGGCCTGCGTGGGTTTGCTTTTCGGACGGCACTACTGGGTCAACGCCATGACCCAGGCGGAAGAAGCCCTGGTGCGCGCTCTGGAAAGCAGAGGCCTGCGCGTTCTGCCCGCCTTTGCCAACGCCCTGCGCGACGCGGCTCTGGGCAACAGGGGCGGAACCCGCTGGGCGGAAGAGGTTTTCGTGGATAAGCAAGGCCGGAGCCGGGTGGACGCCCTGATCAAACTTTTGCCCTATTTCTCGCGCGAAAAGGGCATGGAGGAGGAAAGCCCGGCCTTTGTGGGCGACGATTCCCCGGCCGGGGACAATGTGCGCCTTTTCCGTCGGTTGGACGCGCCGGTTTTCCAGCCGGTGTTTTCGTCCTCCAAAACAGTGGAAGCCTGGCGGACCGACCCGCAGGGACTCGGTTCCGAAGTGGCCTGGGCCGTGGCCCTGCCGGAGTTTGAAGGCGTCATTGAGCCGTTTTTTCTGGGCGGCACAGTCCCTGAAAAAAGTCTGGACGATACGGCCTACCGCGTGCCCCTGCCGGAACGCGTGCAACGTCTGACGGCCCGCGTGGAACGCTGGCTGCGTCTGCGCGCCAAACCCGTGGCGGAGCGGCGCGTGGCTTTCATGTTGCACAACGATCCCTGTTCCTCCGCCGAGGGCACCGTGGGCGGCGCGGCCGGGCTGGACACGCCCGCCTCGCTGCACGCCCTGCTGCGCGACATGCGCGCCGCCGGATATGCCGTTGACCTGCCGGAAAGCGGCGAGGCTCTGATGCGCATGATCCTGGACCGCAAGGCAATCAGCGAATTCCGCTGGACCACGGCGCGGGAAATCGAAGGCAAGGGCGGCGTGCTGGCGCGCGTGCCCCTGGCGCAATACCGGGAATGGACCGCCGCCTGGCCCGAAGAAGTGCGCCGCCGGGTGGACGAGGCTTGGGGACCGCCCGGAGAGGGCAAGGACGGCCTGCCTCCGGCCATGACTCTTGACGGGCATCTGCTGGTGACGGGCGTGGCTCTGGGCAATGTCGTGGTCTGCGTGCAGCCCAAGCGCGGCTGCGCCGGTTCCCGTTGCGACGGACAGGTCTGCCGCATCCTGCACGATCCGGACATCCCCCCGCCGCATCAGTATCTGGCCACCTACCGTTGGCTGCAGGACGGCTTCGGCGCGGACGCCGTCGTGCATGTGGGCACCCACGGCACGCTGGAATTTCTGCCGGGAAAGGCCGCCGGGCTTTCCGCCGCCTGTCTGCCCGACGCGGCGCTGCACGAAGCGCCGCATCTCTACATCTATAATGCCGACAACCCCGCCGAAGCCGTGATCGCCAAACGCCGCGCCTATGCCGCGCTGGTCAACCATATGCGGCCGCCGCAGGTCACGGGCGGGCTGGATGAAAAACAGGAAGCCCTGGACAGCCATCTGGGGCAATGGACTGAGGTGCGCGGGCGCGATCCGGCCCGGGCGCATCAGCTTGAGCATCTGGCGCGCAAGGCCATGAAGGCCGCCGGACTGGCCGAGGTGGAACGGGAACTGCTGCAAAAGAACCCGCGTGCGGACTTCGCCGCCCTGGCGGCCCGGCTGCATGAAACGCTGGGGCTGTTGCGCACGACCAGGGTGGACGACGGTCTGCACGTGCTGGGAGAACTTCCGGCGGGCAAGACGCGGGCGGACTTCATCTACGCCCTGTTGCGGCACGACACTGGCGCGCCTTCGGATTTGCGCCGCCTGCTCTGCGCCGCCAAAGGCCTGGATATGGACGCGCTGCTGGCCGCTCCCACGGAACGCGAAGCGGACTCAGGACCGGACCACAGCGTCCTGTTGCAGAGCCTGGACGAACAGGGCGCGGCGCTCGCCGCCGCCTTGCTGGAGGCGGCCGCACTACCTGATGCGGAAGCGGAAAGGCGCCTGGCAGGCCTGATGCCGGGTCTGCCCGCGTCCCTGCACGGCGCGCTGCGCGGGCTGCTCACGCGCGTCCGCGATCTGGCGGCCCGGCTGGACGCCTCGGCGGAACGCTCCTCCTTTCTGCACGCTCTGGCCGGGAGGTACGTGACGCCCGGCCCGTCCGGTCTGCTGGCGCGCGGACGTGACGACATCCTGCCCACGGGCCGCAACTCCTATACCCTGGACCCCCGCCGTCTGCCCACGGAAGCGGCCTGGCGCGTGGGGTGCAACCTGGCCGGCGGCATTCTGGACAAGCATCTGAAGGAAGAAGGCCGCTATCCTGAAAACGTGGCCATGTTCTGGATGTGCAACGACCTGATGTGGAGCGACGGCGAGGGCCTGGGTCAGTTGCTGGCCCTGCTGGGGGTGCGGCCCGTCTGGCGCGGCGGGGTGGTCTGCGGCCATGAAATCATCCCCCCGACGGAACTCGGACGGCCGCGCATCGACGTGACAGTGCGGGTTTCCGGCCTGTTGCGCGACTCCTTTCCCGAGGCCGTGCGTTTTCTGGACAGCGCCGTACAGGCCGTGGCGGTGCTGTCCGAGACGGATGAGGAAAATTTCGTCCGCAAGCACTGCCGCGAACGCCTGAAGCTGTGGCAACAGCCGGAAGAAGACCAGAGCGCCTGGCGCAAGGCCACCTTGCGCGTGTTTTCCTCCCGCCCCGGCGTCTATCAGGGCGGCGTGGATCTGGCGGTTCACGCGTCGGCCTGGCGCACGGAAGCGGATCTGGCCGGCGTCTTTCTGCGCTGGAACGGCTATGCCTACGGCAACGGCGTCTGGGGGGACGAGGAGATTCCGGCGCTGACGGCCAGCCTTTCCAATGTGGACATCACCTACAACAAGGTGGTCAGCGACGAGCACGACCTGCTCAACTGCTGCGCCGTTTACGGCATTCACGGCGGTATGACCGCGGCCGCCGCGCATCTGAGCGGGCGGCCCGTGCGGGTTTACTATGGCGATACGCGCGAACCCCGGCACGTGCGGGTGCGGGACATGGCCGATGAAATCCGCCGGGTGGCGCGCGGCAAACTGCTCAACCCGCGCTGGATAGCGGGCATGAAACGCCACGGCTACAAGGGCGCGGGCGACATGGCCAAACGCGCTGTGCGCGTCTACGGCTGGGACGCCACCACCGGCATGGTGGATGACGGCATTTTTGACGACATGGCGCGCACCTTTGTGCTGGATGCGGAAAACCGCGCCTTTTTTGAAGAGCACAATCCCTGGGCCCTGGAAGAAATCGCCCGCCGCCTGCTGGAGGCCCAGGCCAGAGGTGTCTGGCGGGCCGATCCGCAGGTGCTGGACGCCCTGCGCCAAAGCTATCTGAACATGGAAGGCTGGCTGGAAGAACGCACGGAAGCCTTCGGCGGCAGTTTTCAGGGCGGCGGCGTAGACGTCATCGTGGCGTCAAACACGGATATTCAGGACAGTGAGGACAAGATATGA
- a CDS encoding energy transducer TonB, whose protein sequence is MLPLDPLPPAKRREFSASRAVGLSFLLHGALAAVLLAAALVLPGYLPVQSGGILTVSWAPAGTGPAANTDMADAPGRAGPPLPEPPAEATPADEKSSAVAAQEPEQAVPVRRTVQRREQIKKNEVAVTPRHKKSEKEAVAPPVKTSGQRPAKSVAKQQAAEEQGGLGTSTPGAAQAEGTPQPQVMAWNADGGPRFLRQAPLRYPRAAQRRNQEGKAVVEASLDGEGRLLRARVIRADHTDFGAAALACIQASTFAPARIDGKPVPCVVLIPMLFVLKE, encoded by the coding sequence TTGCTGCCCCTTGACCCGCTTCCCCCGGCGAAACGGAGGGAATTTTCAGCGTCCAGGGCGGTGGGACTTTCGTTTCTGCTGCATGGGGCGCTGGCCGCCGTTCTGCTGGCGGCGGCCCTGGTCCTGCCAGGCTATCTGCCGGTACAGTCCGGCGGCATATTGACGGTCAGCTGGGCTCCCGCAGGAACAGGCCCCGCCGCGAATACAGATATGGCGGATGCGCCGGGCCGAGCTGGCCCGCCGTTGCCGGAGCCGCCCGCAGAGGCAACGCCCGCCGACGAAAAATCTTCCGCCGTCGCGGCACAGGAACCGGAACAGGCTGTGCCGGTCCGACGGACCGTGCAACGCCGGGAACAGATCAAAAAAAACGAAGTCGCCGTAACACCCCGCCATAAAAAATCTGAAAAAGAAGCCGTTGCGCCGCCCGTGAAAACCTCCGGACAGCGGCCTGCAAAAAGCGTGGCGAAACAGCAAGCGGCGGAGGAACAAGGCGGCCTTGGAACAAGCACGCCCGGCGCGGCGCAGGCGGAGGGCACGCCACAGCCGCAGGTTATGGCCTGGAATGCCGACGGCGGCCCCCGCTTCCTGCGACAGGCGCCGTTGCGCTACCCGCGCGCGGCGCAACGGCGCAACCAGGAAGGCAAGGCCGTGGTGGAGGCCTCTCTGGATGGGGAAGGCAGACTGTTGCGCGCCCGCGTGATACGGGCCGACCATACGGACTTCGGCGCGGCGGCGCTGGCCTGCATACAGGCGTCCACTTTTGCGCCCGCCCGTATCGACGGCAAACCTGTTCCCTGCGTGGTGCTCATTCCCATGCTCTTTGTCTTGAAGGAATAG
- a CDS encoding ATP-binding protein yields the protein MSMIRRYSYPFSAIVGQEALKEALLLNVVNPGIGGVLVRGEKGTAKSTAVRALAAILPEMDVVRDCPCACDPDDADTLCPLCRETLSAAGELPKEQRRVRVTELPVGASEDRVVGSLDMEAALADGRRCFEHGLLAAANRGILYVDEVNLLDDHLVDVLLDAAAMGVNTVEREGLSWSHPARFTLVGTMNPEEGELRPQLLDRFGLCVEVRGMAEPEQRMAVMARRMDFERDPAEFCEHWREKDRLLAESVMTARRLLPGVRADEACMRAVVEQAIAARVDGHRADIVMLKTAKTLAALDGREEVRSEDVRKAAALALPHRMRRKPFEAVGGGPRP from the coding sequence ATGAGCATGATCCGACGGTATTCCTACCCCTTTTCCGCCATTGTGGGACAGGAGGCTCTGAAGGAGGCCCTGCTGCTCAATGTGGTCAATCCCGGCATCGGCGGCGTGCTGGTGCGCGGCGAGAAGGGCACGGCAAAATCCACGGCCGTGCGGGCGCTGGCGGCCATTCTGCCTGAAATGGACGTGGTGCGGGACTGTCCCTGCGCCTGCGACCCTGACGACGCGGACACGCTCTGTCCGCTCTGCCGCGAAACGCTTTCCGCCGCCGGAGAGCTGCCCAAGGAACAACGGCGGGTGCGCGTGACGGAACTGCCCGTGGGGGCCAGCGAAGACCGCGTGGTCGGCTCACTGGATATGGAAGCGGCTCTGGCCGACGGCCGCCGCTGTTTCGAGCACGGCCTGCTGGCCGCCGCCAACAGAGGCATTCTCTATGTGGACGAGGTGAACCTGCTGGACGACCATCTGGTGGACGTTCTGCTGGACGCCGCGGCCATGGGCGTCAACACTGTGGAACGCGAGGGCCTTTCCTGGTCGCATCCGGCGCGTTTTACCCTGGTGGGCACCATGAACCCGGAAGAAGGCGAACTGCGGCCGCAATTGCTGGACCGTTTCGGCCTTTGCGTGGAAGTGCGCGGCATGGCCGAGCCGGAACAGCGCATGGCGGTCATGGCCCGCCGCATGGATTTTGAGCGCGATCCGGCGGAATTTTGCGAACACTGGCGGGAAAAGGACCGGCTTCTGGCTGAAAGCGTCATGACGGCCCGCCGCCTGCTGCCGGGCGTGCGGGCTGACGAGGCCTGCATGCGCGCGGTGGTGGAACAGGCCATCGCCGCCCGGGTGGACGGGCACCGCGCCGACATCGTCATGCTCAAGACCGCCAAAACCCTCGCGGCCCTGGACGGGCGCGAAGAAGTCCGGTCGGAGGACGTGCGCAAAGCCGCCGCCCTGGCCCTGCCGCACCGCATGCGCCGCAAGCCCTTTGAGGCCGTGGGCGGGGGGCCGCGCCCATGA
- a CDS encoding ABC transporter substrate-binding protein: MYCCLWLLLCAPQVQAAARLVVLPVDALEVVRLLGGMPQVVGVAQHAAGRNALLPEAAGIPGVGKGFAPNLETIAALAPDVLVAWKGYPGPELERRLAPFGIRVLRLDMHLPENLAAGVRILAGLLGEDAVVRGEAYLRWTRQTEARLRAAIPEDAARPTVLAEHFAPDRLAGPGSALFALTLKAGGRNLAAELRSASSPVSMEWVVERNPDVVIKSVALSSLDTAKGLAQLEKARGELLALPGWKDLPAARKGRVYAFSSDILGGPRWVVGMAALVAAFYPEAADKADAQALHNEYLHLFQGDGAGGALAAP, encoded by the coding sequence TTGTACTGTTGTCTGTGGCTGCTGCTCTGCGCGCCACAGGTTCAGGCGGCGGCACGTCTTGTGGTTCTGCCTGTGGACGCGCTGGAGGTGGTCCGGCTTCTCGGCGGCATGCCCCAGGTGGTGGGCGTTGCCCAACATGCCGCCGGACGGAACGCGCTTTTGCCGGAAGCTGCGGGCATCCCCGGCGTGGGCAAGGGCTTTGCGCCCAATCTTGAAACCATCGCGGCCCTGGCCCCGGACGTGCTGGTGGCCTGGAAAGGCTATCCCGGCCCGGAACTGGAGCGTCGTTTGGCACCGTTCGGCATCCGCGTTCTGCGTCTGGACATGCATCTGCCGGAAAACCTGGCGGCGGGGGTGCGTATTCTGGCCGGACTGCTGGGGGAAGACGCCGTCGTCAGAGGCGAGGCCTATTTGCGATGGACCCGGCAAACGGAAGCGCGCCTGCGGGCCGCCATTCCCGAAGACGCGGCGCGGCCCACGGTGCTGGCTGAACACTTTGCGCCGGACCGGCTGGCTGGACCGGGTTCGGCCCTTTTTGCGCTGACCTTGAAGGCCGGAGGACGGAATTTGGCGGCGGAATTACGGTCGGCCTCGTCGCCGGTCAGCATGGAGTGGGTGGTGGAGCGGAATCCCGACGTGGTGATCAAAAGCGTCGCCCTTTCCTCGCTGGATACAGCAAAGGGTCTTGCGCAACTGGAAAAAGCGCGTGGGGAACTGCTCGCCCTTCCCGGCTGGAAGGATTTGCCCGCCGCCCGGAAGGGCCGGGTTTACGCTTTTTCATCCGACATTCTGGGCGGCCCGCGCTGGGTGGTGGGGATGGCGGCGCTGGTGGCGGCGTTCTACCCCGAAGCGGCGGACAAGGCCGATGCCCAAGCCCTGCATAACGAGTATCTGCATCTGTTTCAGGGCGACGGCGCGGGAGGCGCTCTTGCTGCCCCTTGA
- a CDS encoding VWA domain-containing protein, translating to MNAAVPPVRLFPFAALAGQPLMRRALLANALCPEIGGVLLRGQKGTAKSTAVRALARLLPSVSVVAGCPCHCAPQGPLCPACARAAADGPLPVESLRAPLVTLPLSATEDRLAGGLDTEAALRAGRRVFQPGLLAAAHQGMLYVDEINLLPDHLVDLLLDACADGVNRLERDGCAMEHSARFALIGSMNPEEGPLRPQLLDRFGLCVDVLAPEDPSLRLEILRRREAFDADPARFTAQWKAAQEALAGQLREGRALLSELRVPEALLRDMALLAAEARCAGHRGELALLRTARALAALDGCVAVRDEHVREAAALALTHRKRLDAPAAPEPKERMETPKPELKERQAEGEYASHGGDPLPDKGDMAGDAAGHDRASHRPDTPAGTEREQVFAADNPYQVRPLQPPVDKRLRKGSGRHSRTRTAQKSGRCVGYQAHPPLRDIPPDIALEPTIRAAALRLTAGEGVGIRPPLRVRPEDWRYKRRERRMGNLIVFAVDASGSMGAAGRMRELKSAVLSLLLHAYQKRDQVSLVAFRGQRGQTLLQPTGSVELASRELEELPTGGRTPLADGLREARRVIGNAVRKNPDTRPVLVLVSDGRANVTPPLEAGSALDAALAEARRIGGDARVYSLVIDVEQGGLLQFGQARQLAEVMGAGYLPVEALRASTLVGLVRGLAG from the coding sequence ATGAACGCGGCCGTGCCGCCGGTGCGGCTGTTCCCCTTTGCCGCGCTGGCGGGCCAGCCCCTCATGCGCCGCGCGCTGCTGGCCAACGCGCTCTGTCCGGAGATCGGCGGCGTGCTGCTGCGCGGGCAAAAAGGCACAGCCAAATCCACGGCGGTGCGGGCGCTGGCGCGGCTTTTGCCGTCTGTTTCCGTGGTGGCGGGCTGCCCGTGTCACTGTGCCCCGCAAGGTCCGCTCTGTCCGGCCTGCGCACGGGCGGCGGCTGACGGCCCCCTGCCGGTGGAGTCCCTGCGGGCCCCGCTGGTCACCCTGCCGCTTTCCGCTACGGAAGACAGGCTGGCCGGCGGCCTGGATACAGAGGCGGCCCTGCGCGCCGGACGGCGCGTGTTCCAGCCGGGGCTGCTGGCCGCCGCGCACCAGGGCATGCTCTATGTGGACGAGATCAACCTGCTTCCCGACCATCTTGTGGATTTGCTGCTGGATGCCTGCGCGGACGGCGTCAACAGGCTGGAACGCGACGGCTGTGCAATGGAGCATTCCGCCCGTTTTGCCCTGATCGGGAGCATGAATCCCGAGGAAGGCCCGCTGCGGCCGCAATTGCTGGACCGTTTCGGGCTGTGCGTGGATGTGCTGGCCCCGGAAGATCCATCCCTGAGGCTGGAAATCCTGCGGCGGCGGGAAGCCTTTGACGCCGATCCCGCACGGTTCACGGCGCAATGGAAGGCGGCTCAGGAGGCCCTGGCCGGGCAACTGCGCGAGGGCCGCGCCTTGTTGTCCGAACTGCGCGTGCCGGAAGCGCTTTTGCGGGACATGGCCCTGCTGGCGGCGGAGGCCCGCTGCGCCGGGCACAGGGGCGAACTGGCGCTGCTGCGCACGGCGCGGGCTCTGGCCGCGCTGGACGGCTGCGTCGCCGTGCGCGACGAGCACGTGCGGGAGGCGGCGGCTCTGGCTCTGACGCACAGGAAACGCCTAGACGCGCCCGCCGCGCCCGAGCCGAAAGAACGCATGGAAACGCCAAAACCGGAGCTGAAAGAACGGCAGGCGGAAGGAGAATACGCCTCTCACGGCGGCGATCCGCTCCCGGATAAGGGAGACATGGCGGGGGATGCGGCGGGCCATGACAGGGCATCCCACAGGCCGGACACTCCGGCGGGCACGGAGCGCGAACAAGTTTTCGCCGCCGACAATCCCTATCAGGTGCGGCCGTTGCAGCCGCCCGTGGACAAACGCCTGCGCAAGGGCTCCGGCCGCCACAGCCGGACGCGCACCGCGCAAAAAAGCGGCCGTTGCGTCGGCTACCAGGCGCATCCGCCTCTGCGGGACATACCGCCGGACATCGCTCTGGAGCCCACAATCCGGGCCGCGGCTCTGCGCTTGACTGCGGGAGAGGGAGTGGGCATCAGGCCGCCCCTGCGTGTGCGGCCTGAGGATTGGCGCTATAAACGGCGGGAACGCCGGATGGGCAATCTCATTGTCTTCGCCGTAGACGCCTCCGGCTCCATGGGCGCGGCGGGCCGCATGCGTGAGCTCAAAAGCGCCGTGCTGTCCCTTCTGCTGCATGCCTATCAGAAGCGGGATCAGGTTTCGTTGGTGGCCTTTCGCGGCCAGCGGGGTCAGACCCTGTTGCAGCCCACGGGCAGCGTGGAACTCGCCTCCAGAGAGCTGGAGGAACTGCCCACCGGCGGGCGCACGCCCCTGGCCGACGGGCTGCGGGAAGCCCGCCGCGTCATCGGCAACGCCGTGCGGAAAAATCCGGACACCCGGCCGGTGCTGGTCCTTGTTTCGGACGGCAGAGCCAATGTCACGCCCCCCCTGGAAGCGGGTTCGGCTCTGGACGCGGCCCTGGCTGAAGCCCGCCGTATCGGAGGGGATGCGCGCGTCTATTCTCTGGTGATTGACGTGGAACAGGGCGGACTGCTGCAATTCGGCCAGGCCCGGCAACTGGCGGAAGTCATGGGGGCCGGATACCTGCCGGTGGAGGCCTTGCGCGCCTCCACGCTGGTGGGCCTTGTACGGGGCCTGGCCGGATGA
- a CDS encoding TonB-dependent receptor plug domain-containing protein translates to MNPVVVTATRTKHSLGDVSAAVSVVTRKELDQIPAQNVLDVLRTMSGVTVDSDRSSFGSSTYNKVIIRGMGGNTQGRVLVLVDGMPAMPAGTNIFEWNSINLDAVERIEVVRGPSSALYGSSAMGGVINIITRTPPKDGFTATLDTKYGSYNTWDSSLYHAGAVGKFNYSLSGSYLTSYGFNGIPEHSSKPGSNQKPGYNDDGTGVRNVTGAARVGYRFDDTADITLSADLASNLRTGQYNFDDDYRLYEYHKTGFGLRLHKDFGVVDSSLAFRADFLHTDYDSIGGTASSGYRVDYVSPTRQEQYTLDQQNTFALGEHQLVTVGVAASYGRSDQSLDYSPLSTYKDRVREKGGSQYTLAGYIQDEISLFNNSVQIIPGLRYDVIGTDGYDEDSTNKTRDWRKNYGMEVDSRLTPKLGLRVNPWDGLLVFRANYGEAFRSASLDERFGEYAYGSTLYKGSPDLKPELSRTLDAGFDFSPLKELTFGVTGYITWAEDYIASIKDDTKTGDYFISQKQNIDSVQITGLEGEASWKATEYLTLFANGTILNPQITSGQYKGNQIPFTPTSKATLGFTFAHPDWFTLRVGATWTGPIWTDQANQEANQEGNFWLGEVRISKRFDFRDWWVEPYAELLAAASKEEVRYTNTSRIPTNMTFVGIKAGF, encoded by the coding sequence ATGAACCCCGTCGTTGTCACCGCCACCAGGACCAAACACAGCCTCGGCGATGTCTCCGCCGCCGTATCGGTGGTCACCCGCAAAGAACTCGACCAAATTCCGGCCCAGAATGTTCTGGACGTGCTGCGGACCATGTCCGGCGTCACCGTGGACAGCGACCGCAGCTCTTTCGGCAGCAGTACCTACAATAAGGTCATCATTCGCGGGATGGGCGGCAATACGCAGGGGCGCGTGCTGGTGCTGGTGGACGGCATGCCCGCCATGCCCGCGGGAACGAATATTTTCGAGTGGAACAGCATCAATCTGGACGCCGTGGAGCGCATTGAGGTGGTGCGCGGGCCGTCGTCGGCGCTGTACGGCTCCAGCGCCATGGGCGGCGTCATCAACATCATCACCCGCACCCCGCCCAAAGACGGTTTCACCGCCACCCTGGACACCAAGTACGGCAGTTATAACACCTGGGATTCCAGCCTGTACCATGCGGGCGCGGTGGGGAAATTCAATTACTCCCTTTCCGGCAGCTATCTGACCTCCTACGGTTTCAACGGCATCCCGGAGCACAGTTCCAAGCCCGGCAGCAATCAGAAGCCCGGCTATAATGACGACGGCACCGGCGTGCGCAATGTCACGGGCGCGGCGCGCGTGGGCTATCGCTTCGACGACACCGCCGACATCACCCTCAGCGCCGATCTGGCCTCCAATCTGCGTACCGGGCAGTACAATTTCGACGACGATTACCGCCTGTACGAATATCACAAGACGGGCTTCGGCCTGCGCCTGCACAAGGACTTCGGCGTGGTGGACAGTTCCCTGGCTTTCCGCGCGGACTTTCTGCACACGGATTATGACAGCATAGGAGGCACGGCGTCCAGCGGGTACCGGGTGGACTATGTGTCGCCCACCAGGCAGGAACAGTACACTCTCGACCAGCAGAATACCTTCGCCCTGGGCGAGCACCAGTTGGTCACCGTGGGCGTCGCCGCTTCATACGGGCGCTCGGACCAGTCCCTGGATTACTCCCCTCTCTCCACCTACAAGGACCGCGTCCGCGAAAAAGGCGGCAGCCAGTATACCCTGGCCGGGTACATTCAGGACGAAATCAGCCTGTTCAACAACAGTGTGCAGATCATTCCCGGCCTGCGTTACGACGTCATCGGCACGGACGGCTATGACGAGGACTCCACCAACAAGACGCGCGACTGGCGGAAAAACTACGGCATGGAAGTAGACAGCCGGCTCACGCCCAAACTGGGTCTGCGCGTGAATCCCTGGGACGGCCTGCTTGTATTCCGCGCCAATTACGGCGAGGCCTTCCGCTCGGCCAGCCTGGACGAGCGTTTCGGCGAGTATGCCTACGGCAGCACCCTGTACAAGGGCAGCCCGGATCTCAAACCGGAACTCTCGCGCACCCTGGATGCGGGTTTTGATTTTTCGCCGCTCAAGGAACTGACTTTCGGCGTCACGGGCTACATCACTTGGGCCGAAGACTATATCGCCTCCATCAAAGATGATACGAAGACGGGCGATTACTTCATTTCACAAAAGCAGAACATCGACAGCGTGCAGATCACCGGTCTGGAAGGCGAGGCCAGCTGGAAGGCCACGGAGTATCTCACCCTGTTCGCCAACGGCACCATTCTGAACCCGCAGATCACCTCCGGGCAGTACAAGGGCAACCAGATTCCCTTCACCCCCACCTCCAAGGCCACGCTGGGCTTTACCTTCGCGCATCCGGACTGGTTCACCCTGCGTGTGGGCGCCACCTGGACCGGCCCCATCTGGACGGATCAGGCCAATCAGGAAGCCAATCAGGAAGGCAACTTCTGGCTGGGCGAAGTGCGCATTTCCAAGCGTTTTGATTTCCGGGACTGGTGGGTGGAGCCCTACGCGGAACTGCTGGCCGCCGCCAGCAAGGAAGAAGTGCGCTATACCAATACCTCGCGCATTCCCACCAACATGACCTTTGTGGGCATAAAAGCGGGATTTTAA